A genome region from Penaeus vannamei isolate JL-2024 chromosome 20, ASM4276789v1, whole genome shotgun sequence includes the following:
- the LOC138865264 gene encoding uncharacterized protein isoform X1, translated as MELVRCGYELIFTITLYIPQPVKWELTEVISTPMQTDKGLIALKDLPINIAQTDSEVIEFSNGMLDGCMKSKEFILCPRALTSPISVTESCVCMLERLPGGSKGIPNVCKTEWVKGFTPIFKVYNDLGDLLYSNRTTPALLKCSSGSRRTIELKGTGYLHFPGDCALVINKGITVYSRRENVSTGYDFTSVHTNFSEYDKVLQDVMETILSRDLRVVHDHFNQSKANLDKVNASINGLVKAIASIDQDNAVLFGRTDYHYGTRVNSWVGVILGPILIIISLCFTLYLWKRLRQERNKRLSLSRAIESLVGPALQPLSDSPYARIPRGTMSTDITL; from the coding sequence ATGGAATTGGTTAGGTGTGGTTATGAGTTAATCTTCACCATTACACTCTATATTCCCCAACCAGTCAAGTGGGAGTTGACAGAGGTAATATCAACTCCAATGCAAACAGATAAAGGACTAATTGCATTAAAGGATTTACCAATTAATATAGCTCAAACAGACTCTGAGGTTATAGAGTTTAGCAATGGAATGCTAGATGGGTGCATGAAATCAAAGGAATTCATTTTGTGTCCCAGAGCTTTAACATCGCCGATCAGTGTGACTgaatcgtgtgtatgtatgttagaaAGACTTCCAGGGGGAAGCAAGGGTATCCCTAATGTATGCAAGACAGAATGGGTGAAAGGGTTCACGCCAATCTTTAAGGTCTATAATGATCTCGGTGATCTACTTTATTCTAACAGGACTACACCAGCATTGTTAAAATGTTCAAGCGGTAGTAGACGTACCATAGAGCTCAAAGGAACAGGGTATTTGCATTTTCCGGGAGACTGTGCACTTGTTATAAATAAGGGAATAACAGTTTACAGTCGAAGGGAAAATGTATCCACTGGTTATGACTTTACCTCAGTCCACACTAATTTCTCGGAGTATGATAAGGTATTACAAGATGTTATGGAAACCATCTTGTCCAGAGATCTAAGGGTAGTTCATGATCATTTTAATCAGTCAAAAGCAAATTTGGATAAGGTTAATGCATCAATAAATGGCCTTGTGAAGGCAATTGCTTCCATAGACCAGGATAATGCTGTTCTGTTTGGTCGGacagattatcattatggtaCTCGGGTTAACTCATGGGTTGGGGTAATCTTGGGacctattttgattattattagccTTTGCTTTACCTTATATCTCTGGAAGCGGTTGAGgcaggagagaaataagaggttATCATTGTCAAGGGCCATTGAGTCATTGGTTGGCCCAGCTCTGCAACCTCTCTCCGACTCACCGTATGCACGTATACCTAGGGGGACTATGTCAACGGATATTACTTTATAA
- the LOC138865264 gene encoding uncharacterized protein isoform X2, with protein MLGGMCMLILGACLWMVCQAESNPPLLRPGVALIRREEKVLTENIHWKVVQYQDLGPISETLERLKTSLGVISTVVKREENSSAHGEARMRLVGHRLAFMTKGFIEVLTGVKESQHCKSRVKRSLFDGVGRLLHSMFGLLDDRSGAEVKRLGAQTVAIKHHLSQQFTVLKDMANTLDLTTKEVAWLDSHVRKLSLDLNRQIGEVNWEVQWNEKMDNLEAIIGSLNKEVQRACEVILMALTGHVSPRLLTDAVVEEVL; from the coding sequence ATGTTGGGAGGGATGTGCATGCTGATCCTGGGAGCCTGCCTGTGGATGGTTTGTCAGGCGGAGAGCAATCCACCTCTTCTTCGGCCGGGGGTAGCCCTTattagaagagaggagaaggttcTCACCGAGAATATCCACTGGAAGGTTGTGCAATATCAGGACCTAGGACCCATTTCCGAGACTCTGGAACGGCTCAAGACGTCACTAGGAGTAATATCTACCGTcgtcaagagagaagagaactctTCAGCTCATGGAGAAGCTAGAATGCGTTTAGTCGGGCATAGACTGGCGTTTATGACCAAAGGTTTCATAGAGGTTTTAACGGGTGTTAAAGAGAGCCAACATTGTAAAAGTCGGGTGAAAAGAAGCCTATTTGACGGGGTTGGAAGACTTCTTCATTCGATGTTTGGACTCTTAGATGACCGTAGTGGGGCTGAAGTTAAACGTTTAGGAGCTCAAACTGTGGCTATAAAACATCATTTATCACAGCAATTTACTGTTTTAAAGGATATGGCCAATACACTTGACTTGACAACTAAGGAGGTTGCATGGCTCGACTCTCATGTAAGGAAACTTTCACTTGATTTGAATAGGCAAATTGGGGAGGTTAACTGGGAGGTTCAGTGGAACGAAAAAATGGATAATTTGGAAGCCATTATCGGGTCACTTAATAAGGAAGTTCAGCGGGCTTGTGAGGTCATATTAATGGCATTGACAGGTCACGTGTCTCCTCGGTTGTTAACTGATGCTGTAGTAGAAGAGGTTCTATAG